A section of the Flaviflexus equikiangi genome encodes:
- a CDS encoding MarR family winged helix-turn-helix transcriptional regulator, translating to MSEHTHAPGDFGWAVATILREYQLRFEEAVDCLGIRPFQVLSTVAHRDPANQQALGIHLGIDRTVLTYLLDRLAADGLVERVPIPTDRRARRIILTDAGRDALTRAESRVAAFEADMLASLGADAAQAAALVQELAAAVRRPGLRACEAMEEL from the coding sequence ATGTCAGAGCACACACATGCCCCCGGTGATTTCGGATGGGCGGTCGCGACCATTCTCCGGGAGTATCAGCTGCGATTCGAGGAAGCAGTGGACTGTCTCGGGATCAGGCCCTTCCAGGTGCTGTCGACAGTCGCTCACCGGGATCCCGCCAACCAGCAGGCGCTCGGGATCCACCTCGGCATCGATCGAACCGTGTTGACGTATCTCCTTGATCGCCTCGCCGCCGACGGACTCGTCGAACGAGTCCCGATACCGACAGACCGGCGCGCGCGGAGGATCATCCTGACCGACGCTGGTCGAGACGCCCTCACTCGTGCCGAGAGCCGCGTCGCCGCCTTCGAAGCAGACATGTTGGCCAGCCTTGGAGCTGACGCGGCACAGGCGGCTGCCCTTGTCCAGGAGCTTGCCGCGGCGGTTCGCCGCCCGGGCCTGCGGGCGTGCGAGGCGATGGAGGAGCTATAG
- a CDS encoding hemolysin family protein has product MTPLLTLLIGVIVIALIIAVNGYFVAQEFAYMSVDRARLASRAEAGDAKAAKALRVTSRTSFMLSGAQLGITVTGLLVGYVAEPLVGQSLGALMGGIGVEPAVSIAVGTVLALAVSTIVQMIFGELYPKNLAIANPEPLAKAMAPSTLLYLTLFGCLISFFDHAANALLRLFRIEPLEDVDQSATSRDLERIVDESRATGDLSPDLSLILDRILDFPGRNVEHAMVPRNTVDVVGPSTTAAEVRRMMAGAHTRYPVVDRERPIGVVHLIDILPLPLDSAVTAGDIMRDATVLPALMSLPSALEKLRESGEELACVVDEHGSFDGIVTLEDLAEEIAGELTDEHDDELSESIEHAGSGWEISGDAHLDEVERAIGYRLPRGDYETVSGLLIATLDDLPDVGQVVRIDLDPSGQDFLEPDPPTRCLEFTVNSLEWHVPSATTVVLREGGDAR; this is encoded by the coding sequence ATGACACCACTTCTCACACTCCTTATCGGCGTCATCGTCATCGCCCTCATCATTGCCGTCAACGGCTATTTCGTGGCGCAGGAGTTCGCCTACATGTCAGTCGACCGGGCACGCCTGGCCTCCCGGGCGGAGGCTGGCGATGCGAAGGCTGCGAAGGCGCTTCGTGTCACGTCGCGAACGTCATTCATGCTGTCCGGAGCCCAGCTCGGAATCACCGTGACGGGACTGCTCGTCGGCTATGTTGCCGAACCTCTCGTCGGCCAGTCCCTCGGCGCCCTCATGGGAGGGATCGGTGTCGAACCTGCCGTCAGCATCGCGGTCGGGACCGTGCTCGCTCTCGCCGTCTCGACCATTGTCCAGATGATCTTCGGCGAGCTCTACCCGAAAAACCTTGCGATCGCGAATCCCGAGCCCCTGGCGAAAGCCATGGCGCCCTCCACCCTTCTCTACCTCACCCTGTTCGGGTGTCTCATCTCCTTCTTCGACCATGCAGCCAACGCCCTGCTGCGGCTCTTCCGCATCGAACCGCTGGAGGACGTCGATCAGAGCGCGACGAGCAGGGATCTCGAACGCATCGTCGACGAGTCGCGGGCCACGGGTGACCTGTCACCCGACCTGTCTCTCATCCTCGATCGCATCCTCGACTTTCCTGGCCGCAATGTCGAGCACGCGATGGTGCCGCGAAACACTGTCGATGTCGTCGGCCCGTCGACGACGGCTGCTGAGGTGCGGAGGATGATGGCGGGCGCACACACCCGCTACCCGGTCGTCGACCGTGAACGTCCCATCGGCGTTGTCCACCTCATCGATATTCTTCCGCTCCCGCTGGACTCTGCCGTGACGGCAGGCGACATCATGCGCGACGCCACAGTCCTTCCCGCCCTCATGTCCCTGCCCTCGGCCCTGGAGAAACTGAGGGAATCGGGGGAGGAGTTGGCGTGCGTCGTCGATGAGCACGGCTCCTTCGACGGCATCGTCACGCTCGAGGATCTCGCGGAAGAGATCGCTGGTGAATTGACGGACGAGCATGATGACGAACTATCAGAGTCTATTGAACATGCCGGTTCGGGCTGGGAGATTTCTGGCGATGCTCATCTTGACGAGGTGGAGCGGGCGATCGGATATCGGTTGCCGCGAGGCGATTACGAAACCGTGTCCGGGCTCCTCATCGCAACCCTTGATGACCTTCCCGACGTCGGTCAGGTCGTGAGGATTGACCTCGACCCGTCTGGGCAGGACTTCCTCGAACCAGATCCGCCGACCCGCTGTCTCGAGTTCACCGTCAACTCACTCGAATGGCATGTGCCGTCGGCGACAACCGTTGTCCTGCGCGAAGGGGGAGATGCTCGATGA
- a CDS encoding NADPH-dependent F420 reductase has protein sequence MIPASIGILGAGRVGTAVARQAITAGYSVTIATAKPVESIRLMTEIIVPGATPATAAEAARADIVIIAIPLHRYRSLDPSLFEGRIVIDVMNYWAPIDGELDDFENDPRTSSEIVQDHLVGARLVKSLNHIGYRDMEVHGRPAGDPARRALAIASDDAEAARAVASFIDRLGYDPVVADRLAAGRAFQPGTVIFKGSHTADEMTGLLSAACATIG, from the coding sequence GTGATACCAGCTTCCATCGGCATTCTCGGCGCTGGCCGAGTCGGAACGGCCGTAGCCCGCCAGGCCATCACAGCCGGCTACTCCGTCACGATCGCCACGGCGAAGCCAGTCGAGAGCATCCGGCTCATGACCGAGATCATCGTGCCTGGCGCGACTCCCGCGACGGCCGCCGAGGCGGCCCGGGCCGACATCGTCATCATCGCCATCCCCCTCCATCGCTACCGCAGCCTCGATCCCTCCCTGTTCGAGGGCCGGATCGTCATCGACGTCATGAACTATTGGGCCCCGATCGACGGGGAACTGGACGACTTCGAGAATGATCCGCGTACGAGCAGCGAGATCGTCCAGGATCATCTTGTCGGGGCGCGTCTCGTCAAGTCCCTCAATCACATCGGCTATCGGGACATGGAGGTCCACGGGCGGCCCGCCGGCGACCCTGCTCGCCGGGCGCTGGCGATTGCGAGCGACGATGCGGAGGCGGCCCGCGCGGTCGCATCCTTTATCGACCGTCTCGGCTACGACCCTGTCGTGGCAGATCGGCTGGCAGCCGGACGCGCCTTCCAGCCCGGCACCGTGATCTTCAAGGGCTCTCACACCGCGGACGAGATGACAGGGCTCCTCTCAGCCGCGTGCGCGACCATCGGCTGA
- the focA gene encoding formate transporter FocA → MSEKNVILTPAEMARAAEDAAFGKATSNQAKSFLLALTAGGYIALGFVFYVTSQVGAGDMPYGVAKVLGGLVFSTGLTLVVLTGAELFTSSTLTLTARASGRITTWQLLRNWIIVYIGNLIGALTIVGLIYGAKTWEQASGGWGAVVLDVSLKKVGHDFGTAFALGILCNLMVCLAIWAAYGGRTTVDKVAAVTLPIALFVASGFEHSVANMFMIPLGMLIVTFAGDSFWSASGLDPAAYGDLTWSNFLTGNLLPVTLGNIVGGGVMIGVLYWTIFHFLDKPADTSTD, encoded by the coding sequence GTGAGCGAGAAGAATGTGATCCTGACACCGGCGGAGATGGCGAGGGCCGCGGAGGATGCGGCGTTCGGGAAGGCGACCAGCAATCAGGCGAAGTCTTTCCTTCTCGCACTGACGGCCGGCGGCTACATCGCCCTCGGCTTCGTCTTCTATGTGACGAGCCAGGTCGGTGCCGGCGACATGCCCTACGGAGTTGCGAAAGTCTTGGGCGGGCTCGTGTTCTCGACAGGTCTCACCCTTGTCGTGTTGACCGGTGCGGAGCTCTTCACCTCATCGACGCTGACGCTCACGGCACGAGCCTCCGGCCGCATCACCACCTGGCAGCTCCTGCGCAACTGGATCATCGTCTACATCGGCAACCTCATCGGGGCGCTGACAATTGTCGGCCTCATCTACGGCGCGAAGACGTGGGAGCAGGCGAGCGGCGGCTGGGGAGCGGTCGTCCTCGACGTCTCCCTGAAGAAGGTCGGCCATGACTTCGGCACGGCCTTCGCTCTCGGAATCCTCTGCAATCTCATGGTCTGCCTGGCGATATGGGCGGCCTACGGAGGGCGCACCACCGTCGATAAAGTGGCGGCCGTGACGCTTCCGATCGCCCTCTTCGTCGCCTCCGGATTCGAGCACTCGGTTGCCAACATGTTCATGATCCCCCTCGGCATGCTCATCGTCACCTTCGCGGGGGATAGCTTCTGGTCGGCCTCGGGCCTCGACCCGGCCGCCTACGGGGACCTGACGTGGTCGAATTTCCTGACCGGCAACCTGCTTCCCGTCACTCTCGGCAACATTGTCGGAGGCGGCGTCATGATCGGCGTCCTCTACTGGACGATCTTCCACTTCCTCGACAAGCCCGCGGACACATCCACGGACTGA
- a CDS encoding RpiB/LacA/LacB family sugar-phosphate isomerase, which translates to MRIVIGAPANGVVLKDAIRTYVEASERVSTVVDVSDAELSYPALSIRAAQMIVDGEADRAILVCGTGLGTAIAANKVRGIRAVTAHDLVTARGAVENYDAQVLCMGQNVIAPAYALLLVDAWLDARHDPAGSYGPKIDEIRDYEAR; encoded by the coding sequence ATGCGTATCGTTATCGGTGCACCCGCGAATGGCGTGGTGCTCAAGGATGCCATCAGGACCTATGTGGAGGCCAGTGAACGCGTGTCGACGGTCGTGGATGTGTCGGATGCTGAGCTGTCCTACCCGGCGCTCTCGATTCGAGCGGCGCAGATGATCGTCGATGGAGAGGCTGATCGTGCAATCCTCGTCTGCGGGACGGGGCTCGGCACTGCCATCGCAGCCAACAAGGTCCGCGGTATCCGTGCCGTGACCGCCCACGATCTGGTCACGGCGCGGGGCGCGGTCGAGAACTATGATGCTCAGGTTCTCTGCATGGGGCAGAACGTGATCGCGCCTGCCTATGCGCTCCTCCTCGTCGATGCGTGGCTGGATGCTCGGCACGACCCTGCCGGTTCCTACGGCCCGAAGATTGACGAGATTCGAGACTATGAGGCGAGATAG